A genomic region of Mycobacterium sp. Aquia_213 contains the following coding sequences:
- a CDS encoding zinc-binding metallopeptidase family protein, translating into MRDFNCPNCGQRLAFENSSCLNCGSALGFSLEQKALLVIAKGGDSSDPAGFVDGADYQLCANLQVAECNWLVPVNNPRLRCASCVLTTERPNDTDSVGLAEFAQAEAAKRRLIVELHELKLPIIGRDEDPDYGLAFRLLSSAHENVMTGHENGVITLDLAEGDDVHREQLRVEMDEPYRTLLGHFRHEIGHYYFYRLIASSQENLRRFNELFGDPDADYQEALDRHYNEGVPAGWKKSFVSSYATMHPAEDWAETFAHYLHIRDTLDTSAWCGLASASATFDRPPLGPSAFPNIIEMWLPLSWSLNMVNRSMGHDDLYPFVLPAAVLDKMQFIHDVIDEVVSAAQGPAAVAG; encoded by the coding sequence ATGCGTGATTTCAACTGTCCCAACTGCGGCCAGCGGCTGGCGTTCGAGAACTCCAGCTGCCTGAACTGCGGTAGCGCGCTGGGGTTCTCGCTCGAACAGAAGGCTCTGTTGGTGATCGCCAAGGGCGGCGATTCAAGCGATCCCGCCGGTTTCGTGGATGGCGCCGACTATCAACTGTGCGCCAATCTACAAGTCGCCGAATGTAATTGGCTGGTCCCCGTCAACAACCCCCGGCTGCGCTGCGCGTCATGCGTGCTGACGACCGAACGGCCCAACGACACCGACTCGGTCGGCCTGGCGGAGTTCGCCCAGGCCGAGGCCGCCAAGCGGCGGCTGATCGTCGAGCTGCACGAGCTGAAGCTGCCGATCATCGGTCGTGATGAAGATCCCGACTACGGGTTGGCCTTCCGGCTGCTGTCCAGCGCGCACGAGAACGTAATGACCGGGCACGAAAACGGCGTCATCACATTGGATTTGGCTGAGGGCGACGACGTCCACCGCGAGCAACTGCGCGTCGAGATGGACGAGCCGTACCGGACCCTGCTCGGCCACTTCCGGCACGAGATCGGCCACTACTACTTCTACCGGTTGATCGCTTCCTCGCAGGAGAACCTCAGGCGCTTCAACGAGCTGTTCGGCGATCCCGACGCCGATTATCAAGAGGCGCTGGACCGGCACTACAACGAGGGCGTCCCGGCGGGATGGAAGAAAAGCTTCGTGTCGTCCTACGCGACGATGCACCCGGCCGAGGATTGGGCCGAGACGTTCGCGCATTACCTGCACATCCGCGACACCCTGGACACCTCGGCGTGGTGCGGTCTCGCATCGGCGTCGGCAACGTTCGACCGGCCGCCCTTGGGCCCCAGCGCTTTTCCCAACATCATCGAGATGTGGCTGCCGTTGTCGTGGTCGTTGAACATGGTGAACCGGTCGATGGGCCACGACGATCTGTATCCGTTCGTGCTGCCGGCCGCGGTGCTGGACAAGATGCAGTTCATCCACGACGTCATTGACGAGGTGGTGTCCGCCGCGCAGGGGCCCGCCGCCGTCGCGGGCTGA
- a CDS encoding nitroreductase family deazaflavin-dependent oxidoreductase has product MTEQRPDRETVKEFNRNLIEEFRANDGKVTGQFSGGHLLLLTTTGAKSGQQRVSPLAFFDIDGRLIILGSFRGSPTDPAWVHNLRANPQVHLEVATDSGVDAYDATARELTPAEREEIVPKVVAAAPVFAEYQSKISRVIPLFELQRG; this is encoded by the coding sequence ATGACCGAACAGCGACCAGACCGCGAAACCGTAAAAGAATTCAACCGCAACCTCATCGAGGAATTCCGGGCCAACGACGGCAAAGTGACCGGGCAGTTCTCCGGCGGGCATTTGCTGCTGCTGACGACGACGGGCGCCAAGTCGGGGCAGCAGCGGGTTTCGCCGCTGGCCTTCTTCGACATCGACGGCAGGCTGATCATCCTCGGATCGTTCCGGGGCTCACCAACCGACCCCGCTTGGGTGCACAACCTGCGAGCCAACCCACAGGTCCATCTCGAGGTTGCTACCGACTCGGGTGTGGACGCCTACGACGCGACCGCGCGCGAACTGACGCCTGCCGAGCGCGAGGAGATCGTTCCCAAGGTCGTCGCCGCGGCGCCCGTGTTTGCCGAATACCAGTCGAAGATCAGCCGGGTCATTCCGCTGTTCGAGTTGCAGCGCGGCTGA
- a CDS encoding FUSC family protein — protein sequence MSTSLLTRPFAGRAALVGGFKRVRGVWFYLVQTSVAAGLAWFIAHDVLVHPQPFFAPIAAAVSLSTSNVLRAQRAIQMIIGVTLGIGTGALVQALLGPGAVSIAIAALIALLVAVFIGQGYIGQGMMFANQTVVSSILVLALYRSGVGWERIFDALIGGGLAIIVAVLLFPSDPLVLLRNARIEVLRTLRSVLARTGDLARGREVPEPDWPLPAVDRVHEQLGGLLQARATARLVVRTAPRRFRLRDAVQAADHQGVQLALLAGSVLQLARAVVPAVDGRRDRLPQPAEAVLDDLAKATALADSDPGTAAAHVEAARRHASTLLSNARERSEVVLADVVQACVDDLQRVIDLHRP from the coding sequence ATGAGCACTTCGCTGCTGACGCGGCCGTTCGCGGGTCGAGCCGCCCTGGTCGGGGGTTTCAAGCGAGTCCGCGGCGTGTGGTTTTACCTCGTGCAGACCTCGGTCGCGGCGGGTCTGGCGTGGTTCATCGCGCACGACGTGCTGGTGCACCCGCAACCGTTCTTCGCCCCGATCGCGGCGGCGGTGTCGTTGTCGACCAGCAACGTGCTGCGCGCCCAACGCGCCATCCAGATGATCATCGGGGTGACCCTCGGCATCGGCACCGGGGCCCTGGTGCAGGCGCTGCTCGGCCCCGGGGCCGTGTCCATCGCGATCGCCGCACTGATCGCGCTGCTGGTCGCGGTCTTCATCGGTCAGGGCTACATCGGCCAGGGGATGATGTTCGCCAATCAGACCGTGGTCTCGTCGATCCTGGTGCTCGCCCTCTATCGCAGCGGCGTCGGTTGGGAACGCATCTTCGACGCACTGATCGGTGGCGGGCTGGCCATCATCGTCGCCGTACTGCTGTTCCCGTCCGATCCGCTCGTCTTGTTGCGCAACGCGCGCATCGAGGTGCTGCGCACCCTGCGCTCGGTGCTGGCCCGCACCGGCGATCTCGCCCGCGGCCGTGAAGTTCCCGAACCCGACTGGCCGTTGCCGGCCGTCGACCGGGTGCACGAACAGCTGGGCGGCCTGTTGCAAGCGCGCGCTACCGCCCGTCTGGTCGTGCGAACCGCGCCGCGGCGCTTCAGACTTCGCGATGCCGTCCAGGCCGCGGACCATCAGGGCGTGCAGCTGGCCCTGCTCGCCGGCTCGGTGCTGCAGCTGGCCCGCGCCGTCGTACCCGCGGTCGACGGCCGCCGCGACCGTCTTCCGCAGCCCGCGGAGGCGGTGCTCGACGACCTCGCGAAGGCGACCGCACTCGCCGACTCGGATCCCGGGACCGCGGCTGCCCATGTTGAAGCGGCCCGCCGGCACGCGTCGACGCTGCTGTCGAACGCCCGGGAAAGATCCGAGGTGGTGCTGGCCGACGTGGTCCAGGCTTGCGTTGACGACCTGCAACGGGTGATCGACCTGCACCGGCCGTGA
- a CDS encoding circularly permuted type 2 ATP-grasp protein, whose amino-acid sequence MALDPLAVTGTSGDHYDADRLLAGYRTARTQEALFDLRPAGAQPAGYDEFLDEDGNVRPAWTELADTVAQRGRMGLNQLRSVVHSLIDNDGITYTEVEPDGGRALEPRPWSLDTLPIVVSAADWEVLEAGLLQRSRLLDAVLADLYGPRSLLTDGMLPPELVFAHPGYVRAASGIEVPGRHQLFMHACDLSRLPTGAFEVNADWTQAPSGAGYALADRRVVAHAIPDLYERIAPRPNTPFAQALRLALIDSAPDDAQDPVVVVLSPGIYSETAFDQAYLATLLGFPLVESADLVVRDGKLWMRSLGTLKRVDVVLRRVDALYTDPLDLRADSKLGVVGLVEAQRRGTVTVVNTLGSGILESPGLLRFLPELAERLLGEAPLLNTTPVYWGGIAKERSHLLANLSSLLIKSTVGGETLVGPTLSSAQLTEVAARIESMPWQWAGQELPQFSSAPTDHAGVLSSAGVGMRLFTVAQRSGYAPMIGGVGYVLAPGPAAYTLNTVAAKDVWVRPTERARAETITLPTEVQPVKTAAGTWGVSSPRVLSDLFWIGRYAERAESTARLLMAARDRFHVYRHHQETEESEVVPVLMGALGRITGSDTGADNDHAEMIAIVPSTLWALTFDPARAGSLVQSVEGLALAARAVRDQMSNDTWVVLATLERGLAHRADPPQSLGEADTLLASAHGRTLAGMLTLSGVANESMVRDVGWSMMDIGKRIERGLWLTALLGATLTTARDAVAEQTVIESTLVACESSVIYRRRTVGQISVAAVTELMLFDAKNPRSLLYQLERLRANLKDLPSASGSSRPERMVEEISTQLRRSSPAALEGVDADGHRAELAELLTAIHAELRDLAKVITETQLTLPGGMQPLWGPDERRVMPA is encoded by the coding sequence ATGGCACTCGACCCCTTGGCGGTTACCGGTACGTCCGGCGACCACTACGACGCCGATCGGCTACTGGCCGGCTACCGGACCGCGCGCACCCAGGAAGCGCTGTTCGACCTGCGCCCCGCCGGCGCGCAGCCGGCCGGCTACGACGAATTCCTGGACGAAGACGGCAACGTGCGGCCGGCCTGGACCGAGCTGGCCGACACGGTCGCCCAGCGCGGCCGGATGGGGCTTAATCAGCTGCGCTCGGTGGTGCACAGCCTGATCGACAACGACGGGATCACCTACACGGAGGTCGAGCCCGACGGTGGCCGCGCCCTCGAGCCGCGGCCATGGAGCCTGGACACCCTGCCGATCGTGGTGTCCGCGGCCGACTGGGAGGTGCTCGAGGCCGGGCTGCTGCAGCGCTCGCGCCTGCTCGATGCCGTGCTCGCCGACCTGTACGGGCCGCGCAGCTTGCTTACCGACGGCATGCTGCCGCCGGAGCTGGTGTTCGCGCACCCCGGTTACGTGCGCGCGGCCAGCGGGATCGAAGTGCCCGGCCGCCACCAGCTATTCATGCACGCCTGCGATCTGAGCCGGCTGCCGACCGGCGCCTTCGAGGTCAACGCGGACTGGACGCAGGCGCCCTCGGGTGCCGGTTACGCGCTGGCCGATCGACGCGTGGTCGCGCACGCGATTCCCGATCTCTACGAGCGGATCGCGCCACGGCCCAACACCCCGTTCGCGCAGGCGCTGCGGCTGGCGCTGATCGATTCCGCACCCGACGACGCGCAGGACCCGGTGGTGGTGGTGCTCAGCCCGGGTATCTACTCGGAGACCGCATTCGACCAGGCGTATCTCGCGACGCTGCTGGGTTTTCCGCTGGTCGAAAGCGCCGACTTGGTGGTCCGCGACGGCAAACTGTGGATGCGCTCGCTGGGGACCCTGAAACGGGTCGACGTCGTGCTGCGCCGCGTCGACGCGCTCTACACCGACCCGCTGGATCTGCGGGCCGATTCCAAGCTCGGGGTAGTCGGTTTGGTGGAGGCACAACGCCGCGGCACGGTGACCGTCGTCAACACGCTGGGCAGCGGGATCCTGGAAAGCCCTGGGCTGCTGCGGTTTCTGCCCGAGCTGGCCGAACGACTGCTCGGCGAAGCCCCGCTGCTGAACACCACGCCGGTGTACTGGGGCGGTATCGCCAAGGAACGCTCGCACCTGCTGGCCAATCTCTCGTCCCTGTTGATCAAATCGACTGTCGGCGGGGAAACCCTTGTCGGACCGACGCTTTCGTCGGCCCAGCTGACCGAAGTGGCCGCACGCATCGAGAGCATGCCATGGCAGTGGGCCGGTCAGGAGCTGCCGCAGTTCTCCTCGGCGCCGACCGACCATGCCGGCGTGTTGTCGTCGGCCGGTGTCGGCATGCGATTGTTCACGGTCGCCCAACGCAGCGGCTATGCCCCGATGATCGGCGGCGTCGGCTACGTCTTGGCGCCCGGGCCCGCGGCCTACACACTGAACACTGTTGCGGCAAAAGATGTTTGGGTGCGCCCGACGGAACGCGCCCGCGCGGAGACCATCACCCTGCCGACCGAGGTGCAGCCGGTGAAGACCGCCGCGGGCACCTGGGGGGTCAGCTCGCCGCGTGTGCTGTCCGACCTGTTCTGGATCGGGCGCTACGCCGAGCGTGCGGAAAGCACGGCCCGGCTGCTGATGGCCGCCCGCGACCGCTTCCACGTCTACCGCCACCACCAGGAGACCGAGGAAAGCGAGGTCGTGCCGGTATTGATGGGCGCCCTGGGCCGCATCACCGGCAGCGACACCGGAGCCGACAATGACCATGCCGAGATGATCGCGATCGTCCCGTCGACGCTGTGGGCGCTGACCTTCGACCCGGCCCGGGCGGGCTCGCTGGTCCAGTCGGTGGAGGGGCTCGCCCTGGCCGCCAGGGCGGTGCGCGACCAGATGTCCAACGACACCTGGGTGGTGCTGGCGACCCTGGAGCGCGGACTTGCGCACCGGGCCGACCCGCCGCAGTCGCTGGGCGAGGCCGACACCCTGCTCGCGTCGGCCCACGGGCGCACCTTGGCCGGGATGCTGACCCTGTCGGGGGTGGCCAACGAGTCGATGGTCCGCGACGTGGGCTGGTCGATGATGGACATCGGGAAACGGATCGAACGCGGCCTGTGGCTGACCGCGCTGCTGGGAGCCACGCTCACGACGGCTCGCGACGCCGTCGCCGAGCAGACCGTCATCGAGTCGACGCTGGTGGCTTGTGAATCGTCGGTCATCTACCGGCGTCGCACCGTCGGCCAGATCAGCGTCGCCGCGGTGACCGAGCTGATGCTGTTCGACGCCAAGAACCCGCGCTCGTTGCTCTATCAGCTGGAGCGGCTGCGGGCCAACCTCAAAGACCTGCCCAGCGCGTCGGGATCGTCGCGTCCGGAGCGGATGGTCGAGGAGATCAGCACGCAGCTGCGCCGGTCGAGTCCCGCCGCGCTGGAGGGGGTGGACGCCGATGGGCACCGCGCCGAACTGGCCGAGTTGCTCACCGCGATCCACGCCGAACTGCGCGATCTGGCCAAGGTCATCACCGAGACGCAGCTGACCCTGCCGGGCGGTATGCAACCGCTGTGGGGCCCCGACGAACGCCGCGTGATGCCGGCCTAG
- a CDS encoding MmcQ/YjbR family DNA-binding protein, translated as MATWDDVARIVGELPLTSEPSPRDWRVGKKLLAWERPLRASDRDALSANGAEPPEGDILGVWVSDEGVKFALVADEPTIYFTTPHFDGYPAVLVKLAEIDVPGLEELITEAWLTRAPKKLVQEFLTGSI; from the coding sequence GTGGCCACCTGGGACGACGTCGCCCGGATCGTGGGTGAGCTGCCACTCACCTCCGAGCCGTCACCGCGCGACTGGCGGGTCGGCAAGAAGTTGCTGGCGTGGGAGCGGCCGCTGCGCGCGTCGGACCGCGATGCGCTGTCGGCGAACGGGGCGGAGCCGCCCGAGGGCGACATCCTGGGTGTCTGGGTCTCCGATGAGGGCGTCAAGTTCGCGCTGGTCGCCGACGAGCCGACGATCTACTTCACCACCCCGCATTTCGACGGCTATCCCGCGGTGCTGGTCAAGCTGGCCGAGATCGACGTGCCCGGTCTCGAGGAACTGATCACCGAGGCCTGGCTGACGCGGGCGCCCAAGAAGCTGGTCCAGGAGTTCCTGACCGGCTCGATCTGA
- a CDS encoding transglutaminase family protein, which produces MSSAVQPPATRRHRITHRTQYRYSDIVTSSYGRGFLTPRDSQRQQCIAHRLTIDPAPADSSTSVDGYGNISSYFHVTEPHRTLTVTSDSIVDVYPAPPERYSNGPAIEPWEAARPAGRRGALATEYALDLNPPEITDEVRDYAAPSFAPGRPLIEVLRDLASRIFTDFTYRSGSTTISTGVNEVLTAREGVCQDFARLAIACLRANGLAASYVSGYLATDPPPGKERMIGIDATHAWAAVWTPQQPGQFEWLGLDPTNDQMVDQRYIIVGRGRDYADVPPLRGIIYTDSKRSKIDVAVDVVPFEGDELYA; this is translated from the coding sequence TTGTCTTCTGCAGTGCAGCCCCCGGCCACCCGCCGTCATCGCATCACCCACCGCACCCAGTACCGCTACTCGGACATCGTGACCAGCTCCTATGGCCGCGGATTTCTCACCCCGCGGGACTCGCAACGCCAGCAATGCATCGCGCACCGGCTGACCATCGACCCGGCCCCCGCCGACAGCTCCACCAGCGTCGACGGCTACGGGAACATCAGCTCCTACTTCCATGTCACCGAGCCGCATCGCACCCTGACGGTGACCAGCGACTCCATCGTCGACGTCTATCCGGCGCCGCCCGAGCGCTACAGCAACGGCCCGGCGATCGAACCGTGGGAGGCGGCCCGGCCGGCCGGGCGCCGGGGAGCGCTGGCGACCGAGTACGCCCTGGATTTGAACCCGCCGGAGATCACCGACGAAGTCCGCGACTACGCGGCACCCAGTTTCGCCCCCGGGCGCCCGCTGATCGAGGTGCTGCGCGACCTGGCGTCGCGGATCTTCACCGACTTCACCTATCGCTCGGGTTCGACGACGATTTCCACCGGTGTCAATGAGGTTCTGACGGCCCGGGAAGGGGTATGTCAAGACTTTGCGAGGCTGGCGATCGCCTGCCTGCGCGCCAACGGGTTGGCGGCCAGCTATGTGTCCGGCTATCTGGCCACCGACCCGCCACCCGGAAAGGAACGGATGATCGGCATCGACGCGACCCACGCCTGGGCCGCCGTGTGGACCCCGCAGCAGCCCGGCCAGTTCGAATGGCTTGGGCTCGATCCCACCAATGACCAGATGGTCGACCAGCGCTACATCATCGTCGGGCGGGGCCGTGACTATGCGGACGTGCCGCCGCTGCGTGGCATCATCTACACCGACTCCAAGCGCAGCAAGATCGACGTTGCGGTCGACGTGGTGCCCTTCGAAGGCGATGAGCTGTATGCGTGA
- a CDS encoding DUF2126 domain-containing protein, giving the protein MSIKVALEHRTSYTFDRGVQVYPHVVRLRPAPHSRTPIEAYSLRIEPADHFINWQQDALGNFLARLVFPNPMQQLTITVGLIADLKVINPFDFFIEESAETWPPASGLMYPKALADDLRPYLRPVDEDVEGSGPGELARAWVANFSVPDGTRTIDFLVALNHAVNADVAYSLRMEPGVQTPDFTLRTGVGSCRDSAWLLVSILRQFGLAARFVSGYLVQLASDIEALDGPSGPAADFTDLHAWTEVYIPGAGWIGLDPTSGLFAGEGHIPLAATPNPSGAAPISGSTGPCKTTLEFSNTVTRIHEDPRVTLPYTDAAWETICAVGSRVDEQLAAGDVRLTVGGEPTFVSVDNQVDEEWTTAADGPHKRQRASELAARLKSEWAPQGLIHRGQGRWYPGEPLPRWQIALYWRTDGLPLWTDDTLLADPWATEPTSSTADDESAYQVLAGVAESLGLPLSQVRPAFEDPLARLAAKVRLPRGDAVESSDDLTDDDAAARTALLAHLDETTTTPAAFVLPLHRRDDDLGWASSNWQLRRGRVVLLEGDSPAGLRLPLNSISWKAPRPSFDVDPQTVGEALPAEPGKAAVDDDDTAPRTTMVAEVRDGLLYVFIPPTEALEHFVDLIARVEAAAAKAQCPVVIEGYGPPPDPRLQSTTITPDPGVIEVNIAPTASFDEQRRQLETLYEQARLARLSTESFDFDGSHGGTGGGNHITLGGVTPADSPLLRRPDLLVSLLTYWQRHPALSYLFAGRFVGTTSQAPRVDEGRAEALYELEIAFAEIARLSAGGATKPWVTDRALRHLLTDITGNTHRAEFCIDKLYSPDSPRGRLGLLELRGFEMPPHLRMAMVQSLLVRSLVAWFWDEPLRAPLIRHGTNLHGRYLLPHFLIHDIADVAADLRAHGIAFETSWLDPFTEFRFPRIGTAVFDGVEIELRGAIEPWNTLGEESTATGTARYVDSSVERLQIRIIGADRHRYVVTCNGYPVPLLATDNPDIHVGGVRYKAWQPPSALHPTITTDVPLQFELIDLTSGTSRGGCTYHVSHPGGMAYEEPPVNAVAAESRRARRFEAIGFTPGKLDLSAIREKQARIFTDIGAPGILDLRRVRTVQQ; this is encoded by the coding sequence ATGAGCATCAAAGTTGCGCTGGAGCATCGCACCAGCTACACCTTTGACCGGGGGGTCCAGGTTTACCCGCACGTGGTGCGGTTGCGCCCAGCGCCCCACTCGCGCACGCCCATCGAGGCCTACTCGCTGCGGATCGAGCCCGCTGACCACTTCATCAACTGGCAACAAGACGCGCTCGGCAATTTCCTTGCCCGGCTTGTGTTCCCGAACCCGATGCAGCAGCTGACGATCACCGTCGGGCTCATCGCCGACCTCAAGGTGATCAACCCGTTCGACTTCTTCATCGAGGAATCGGCCGAAACATGGCCTCCCGCTTCGGGGTTGATGTATCCCAAGGCGCTCGCCGACGACCTCAGGCCGTATCTGCGCCCGGTCGACGAAGACGTCGAAGGATCCGGGCCCGGTGAGCTCGCGCGGGCGTGGGTTGCGAACTTCTCGGTGCCCGACGGCACTCGCACCATCGACTTCCTGGTCGCGCTCAACCACGCGGTCAACGCCGACGTGGCCTACAGCCTGCGGATGGAACCCGGCGTCCAGACACCGGATTTCACGCTGCGTACCGGCGTCGGCTCGTGCCGGGATTCGGCGTGGTTGCTGGTGTCGATCCTGCGCCAATTCGGGCTGGCCGCCCGGTTTGTGTCCGGCTACCTGGTGCAGCTGGCCTCCGACATCGAAGCGCTCGACGGGCCGTCGGGGCCCGCCGCCGACTTCACCGACCTGCACGCCTGGACCGAGGTGTACATCCCCGGCGCGGGCTGGATCGGGCTGGATCCGACGTCGGGACTGTTCGCCGGCGAAGGCCACATCCCCCTGGCGGCCACGCCGAATCCCTCGGGCGCAGCACCGATCAGCGGCAGCACCGGCCCGTGTAAGACCACCCTGGAGTTCTCCAACACCGTCACCCGCATCCACGAGGATCCGCGCGTCACACTGCCCTACACCGACGCGGCGTGGGAGACGATCTGCGCGGTCGGGAGCCGCGTCGACGAACAGCTCGCCGCCGGCGATGTCCGGCTGACCGTCGGTGGCGAACCCACCTTCGTGTCGGTGGACAACCAGGTCGACGAGGAGTGGACGACCGCCGCCGACGGCCCGCACAAACGGCAGCGCGCGTCCGAGCTGGCCGCCCGGCTGAAATCGGAGTGGGCCCCGCAGGGACTGATCCATCGCGGACAGGGCCGCTGGTATCCGGGAGAGCCGTTGCCGCGCTGGCAGATTGCGCTCTACTGGCGCACCGACGGGCTGCCGCTGTGGACCGACGACACGCTGCTGGCCGACCCGTGGGCGACCGAGCCGACGAGTTCGACGGCGGACGACGAGAGCGCCTACCAGGTGCTCGCCGGGGTGGCCGAGAGCCTGGGATTGCCACTGTCCCAGGTGCGGCCGGCCTTCGAGGACCCATTGGCCAGGCTCGCCGCCAAAGTCCGCCTGCCACGCGGCGACGCGGTCGAGTCCAGCGACGACCTCACCGACGACGATGCCGCCGCCCGCACCGCACTGCTGGCTCACCTCGACGAAACCACCACGACCCCAGCGGCATTCGTGCTGCCGTTGCACCGCCGCGACGACGACCTCGGCTGGGCCAGCTCGAACTGGCAGCTGCGCCGCGGCCGCGTCGTGCTGCTCGAAGGAGATTCACCGGCGGGGCTGCGGCTCCCGCTGAATTCGATCAGCTGGAAAGCGCCGCGGCCGTCGTTCGACGTCGATCCCCAGACCGTGGGCGAAGCCTTGCCGGCGGAGCCCGGCAAGGCGGCCGTGGACGACGACGACACCGCGCCGCGGACCACGATGGTCGCCGAGGTCCGCGACGGGCTGCTGTACGTATTCATCCCGCCCACCGAGGCGCTGGAGCACTTCGTGGACCTGATCGCCCGGGTCGAGGCCGCGGCGGCCAAGGCGCAGTGCCCGGTCGTGATCGAGGGCTACGGCCCGCCGCCGGACCCGCGGCTGCAATCGACGACGATCACGCCCGACCCCGGCGTCATCGAAGTCAACATTGCGCCGACCGCCAGTTTCGACGAACAACGACGGCAGCTCGAAACCCTCTACGAGCAAGCCCGATTGGCCCGGTTGTCCACGGAGTCGTTCGACTTCGACGGCAGCCACGGCGGTACCGGTGGCGGCAACCACATCACGCTCGGCGGCGTGACGCCGGCGGACTCGCCCCTGCTGCGCCGCCCGGACCTGTTGGTCTCGCTGCTGACCTACTGGCAGCGGCACCCCGCGCTGTCCTATCTGTTCGCCGGCCGCTTCGTCGGGACCACCTCGCAGGCGCCCCGGGTCGACGAAGGCCGCGCCGAGGCGCTGTACGAACTCGAGATCGCGTTCGCCGAGATCGCCCGGCTGTCCGCCGGCGGCGCGACCAAACCGTGGGTGACCGACCGGGCGCTGCGGCACCTGCTGACCGACATCACCGGCAACACCCATCGCGCCGAGTTCTGCATCGACAAGCTCTACAGCCCGGACAGCCCCCGCGGCAGGCTCGGGTTACTGGAGCTGCGCGGCTTCGAGATGCCGCCGCATCTGCGCATGGCGATGGTGCAGTCGCTGCTGGTGCGCTCACTGGTGGCCTGGTTCTGGGACGAACCGCTGCGCGCCCCGCTGATCCGGCACGGCACCAACTTGCACGGCCGATACTTGTTGCCGCACTTCCTGATTCACGACATCGCCGACGTGGCCGCCGATCTGCGCGCGCACGGCATCGCGTTCGAGACCAGCTGGCTGGACCCGTTCACCGAGTTTCGATTCCCGCGCATCGGCACCGCCGTCTTCGACGGCGTCGAGATCGAGCTGCGCGGCGCGATCGAGCCGTGGAACACCCTCGGCGAGGAATCCACCGCGACGGGCACCGCCCGCTATGTCGACTCCTCGGTCGAGCGGCTGCAGATCCGCATCATCGGCGCCGACCGGCACCGCTACGTCGTGACCTGCAACGGCTACCCGGTGCCGTTGCTGGCCACCGACAACCCCGACATCCACGTGGGCGGGGTGCGGTACAAGGCGTGGCAGCCGCCCAGCGCGCTGCATCCGACGATCACCACCGACGTGCCGTTGCAGTTCGAGCTGATCGATCTCACCTCGGGAACGTCACGCGGCGGCTGCACCTATCACGTCTCGCATCCGGGCGGCATGGCCTACGAGGAGCCACCCGTCAACGCCGTTGCGGCCGAATCGCGCCGCGCCCGCCGGTTCGAGGCGATCGGCTTCACCCCGGGCAAGCTGGACCTCTCCGCGATCCGGGAGAAGCAGGCCAGGATATTCACCGATATCGGCGCGCCGGGCATTCTCGACCTGCGGCGCGTGCGTACCGTGCAGCAGTAA